In the Theobroma cacao cultivar B97-61/B2 chromosome 1, Criollo_cocoa_genome_V2, whole genome shotgun sequence genome, one interval contains:
- the LOC18611378 gene encoding transcription factor bHLH18, whose translation MDSSSAKWLSELGMDEYNIIHQCHMNSLAELTTAEDIATALTAGNFKQSFSSESYSSYPNFNTKNATTFSGSSIETCERPTKQIKTSTSWNSSTTTEHIPQNPSSPTSQILSFEKSTSLPANSQQFYNIDHHAMKPKDEAVSSGNMNFSPVITNGPYGNTNYAPKPNPGIKRTYSMTRSPSHAQDHIMAERKRREKLSQRFIALSAIVPGLKKMDKASVLGDAIKYVKQLQERLKVLEEQTKKRTVESVVFVKKSQLSADDETSSCEENSDSQSSDAALPEIEARVSDNDVLIRIHCEKQKGFVVKILSEIENLHLTVVNSSVLPFGNSTLDITIIAQKDAEFSMTVKDLVKDLRVAFLKFM comes from the exons ATGGATTCTTCATCAGCAAAATGGTTATCTGAATTG GGAATGGATGAATACAACATCATCCACCAATGCCATATGAACTCCTTAGCTGAACTCACCACCGCAGAAGATATTGCCACTGCCCTGACGGCAGGGAACTTCAAGCAATCATTTTCCTCTGAAAGCTATTCCTCTTACCCTAATTTCAACACCAAAAACGCCACCACTTTTAGTGGTTCATCTATTGAAACTTGTGAGAGACCTACAAAACAGATCAAAACTAGCACTAGTTGGAACTCTAGCACAACCACCGAGCACATTCCGCAAAATCCTTCCTCTCCCACctctcaaattctttctttcgAGAAATCAACTTCACTGCCTGCCAATTCTCAGCAGTTTTATAATATTGACCACCACGCTATGAAGCCTAAAGACGAAGCGGTATCTTCAGGAAATATGAACTTTTCGCCTGTGATCACAAATGGTCCTTACGGGAACACAAATTATGCACCAAAACCCAATCCAGGGATCAAGAGGACTTACTCAATGACTAGAAGCCCTTCACACGCTCAAGATCACATTATGgctgagagaaagagaagagaaaagctTAGCCAGCGCTTCATAGCACTCTCAGCAATTGTTCCTGGCCTGAAGAAG ATGGACAAAGCTTCAGTTCTTGGAGATGCTATCAAGTATGTGAAACAACTTCAAGAGCGTTTAAAAGTGCTCGAGGAGCAAACCAAGAAGAGAACTGTGGAATCCGTAGTTTTTGTCAAGAAATCTCAGCTATCAGCTGATGATGAAACCTCTTCATGTGAAGAGAACTCCGATAGTCAGTCATCCGATGCAGCACTACCagaaattgaagctagagtcTCGGATAACGATGTTCTCATCCGAATCCATTGCGAGAAACAGAAAGGTTTCGTGGTGAAAATACTAAGCGAAATAGAGAACCTCCATCTAACTGTTGTTAATAGCAGTGTCTTGCCTTTTGGGAATTCCACTCTTGACATTACCATAATAGCTCAG aaAGATGCTGAATTCAGCATGACAGTGAAGGATCTTGTTAAGGACTTAAGAGTGGCTTTTCTGAAGTTCATGTGA
- the LOC18611377 gene encoding transcription factor bHLH18 isoform X2, whose amino-acid sequence MEIASGKWLSELEMEDSTFLPQYQMMNPMDYAFDDLNFQSFSSESYSSYQNIDQKISSHNNMNGSCIGASHQVDNFQRPMKQLKTNSPNSCITENIPPKASSSPSSHIISFDNWNSSPAISQQYYGLDCAVKPKNEVSKRVGSLTRTPLHAQDHVIAERKRREKLSQRFISLSALIPGLKKTDKASVLGDAIKYLKQLQERVTTLEEQVAKKTMESVIFVRKTQIFADDETSSSDENFDSHSNKPLPEIEARVADKDVLIRIHCEKNKGCIPNIINEVEKLHLSVLNTNVLPFGQATQDITIVAKMEAEFSMTVKDLVKSLRMALLKFM is encoded by the exons ATGGAAATCGCTTCAGGCAAATGGTTATCTGAACTG GAAATGGAGGACTCCACGTTTCTCCCACAATACCAAATGATGAACCCCATGGACTATGCATTTGACGATCTCAATTTccaatctttttcttctgaGAGCTATTCATCTTATCAAAATATCGACCAGAAAATTAGCTCCCACAACAATATGAATGGTTCATGCATTGGAGCTTCTCATCAGGTCGACAACTTTCAAAGGCCAATGAAACAACTCAAGACCAACAGCCCGAACTCTTGCATCACAGAAAACATCCCACCAAAGGCGTCTTCTTCCCCGTCTTCCCATATTATATCCTTCGACAACTGGAATTCATCACCAGCTATTTCCCAGCAATATTATGGTCTAGACTGTGCTGTGAAACCAAAAAATGAG GTTTCAAAGAGGGTTGGTTCATTGACTAGGACTCCATTACATGCTCAAGATCATGTAATTGCTGAAAGAAAACGCCGTGAGAAGCTCAGCCAGAGGTTCATATCTCTTTCAGCACTTATTCCTGGCCTCAAAAAG ACGGACAAGGCTTCCGTTCTTGGAGACGCTATCAAATACTTGAAACAGCTTCAAGAACGAGTAACAACACTTGAGGAACAAGTCGCTAAGAAAACAATGGAATCTGTAATCTTTGTGAGgaaaacccaaatttttgCAGATGATGAGACATCTTCATCTGATGAGAACTTTGATAGCCACTCTAACAAGCCACTCCCCGAAATTGAAGCAAGAGTTGCAGACAAGGATGTGCTCATCAGAATCCACTGCGAGAAAAACAAAGGGTGCATACCAAACATCATAAACGAAGTCGAAAAGCTTCATCTCTCTGTGCTCAATACCAATGTCTTGCCCTTTGGACAAGCTACTCAAGACATAACCATTGTTGCTAAG ATGGAAGCTGAGTTTTCAATGACAGTGAAGGATCTTGTGAAAAGCCTTCGAATGGCTTTGCTCAAGTTCATGTGA
- the LOC18611377 gene encoding transcription factor bHLH18 isoform X1, giving the protein MEIASGKWLSELEMEDSTFLPQYQMMNPMDYAFDDLNFQSFSSESYSSYQNIDQKISSHNNMNGSCIGASHQVDNFQRPMKQLKTNSPNSCITENIPPKASSSPSSHIISFDNWNSSPAISQQYYGLDCAVKPKNEVGYDGNYIEFPSNLIPQNAYKDQYCSPKYGQVSKRVGSLTRTPLHAQDHVIAERKRREKLSQRFISLSALIPGLKKTDKASVLGDAIKYLKQLQERVTTLEEQVAKKTMESVIFVRKTQIFADDETSSSDENFDSHSNKPLPEIEARVADKDVLIRIHCEKNKGCIPNIINEVEKLHLSVLNTNVLPFGQATQDITIVAKMEAEFSMTVKDLVKSLRMALLKFM; this is encoded by the exons ATGGAAATCGCTTCAGGCAAATGGTTATCTGAACTG GAAATGGAGGACTCCACGTTTCTCCCACAATACCAAATGATGAACCCCATGGACTATGCATTTGACGATCTCAATTTccaatctttttcttctgaGAGCTATTCATCTTATCAAAATATCGACCAGAAAATTAGCTCCCACAACAATATGAATGGTTCATGCATTGGAGCTTCTCATCAGGTCGACAACTTTCAAAGGCCAATGAAACAACTCAAGACCAACAGCCCGAACTCTTGCATCACAGAAAACATCCCACCAAAGGCGTCTTCTTCCCCGTCTTCCCATATTATATCCTTCGACAACTGGAATTCATCACCAGCTATTTCCCAGCAATATTATGGTCTAGACTGTGCTGTGAAACCAAAAAATGAGGTGGGTTATGATGGAAATTATATTGAATTTCCATCTAATTTGATTCCTCAAAATGCCTACAAGGACCAATATTGTTCACCTAAATATGGGCAGGTTTCAAAGAGGGTTGGTTCATTGACTAGGACTCCATTACATGCTCAAGATCATGTAATTGCTGAAAGAAAACGCCGTGAGAAGCTCAGCCAGAGGTTCATATCTCTTTCAGCACTTATTCCTGGCCTCAAAAAG ACGGACAAGGCTTCCGTTCTTGGAGACGCTATCAAATACTTGAAACAGCTTCAAGAACGAGTAACAACACTTGAGGAACAAGTCGCTAAGAAAACAATGGAATCTGTAATCTTTGTGAGgaaaacccaaatttttgCAGATGATGAGACATCTTCATCTGATGAGAACTTTGATAGCCACTCTAACAAGCCACTCCCCGAAATTGAAGCAAGAGTTGCAGACAAGGATGTGCTCATCAGAATCCACTGCGAGAAAAACAAAGGGTGCATACCAAACATCATAAACGAAGTCGAAAAGCTTCATCTCTCTGTGCTCAATACCAATGTCTTGCCCTTTGGACAAGCTACTCAAGACATAACCATTGTTGCTAAG ATGGAAGCTGAGTTTTCAATGACAGTGAAGGATCTTGTGAAAAGCCTTCGAATGGCTTTGCTCAAGTTCATGTGA